From Herbiconiux flava, one genomic window encodes:
- a CDS encoding alpha-N-arabinofuranosidase, with translation MVTARLTIDPHFTVGFVNRRLFGSFVEHLGRCVYDGLYEPGHPTADAEGFRQDVIELVKELGVSTIRYPGGNFVSGFRWEDSVGPVAERPRRLDLAWHSTETNEVGLHEFSSWLDKVGSDLMLAVNLGTRGTLEALDLLEYSNLPGGTTLSQQRIDNGRTDAFGVQMWCLGNEMDGPWQLGHRSAEDYGKLASQTAKAMRQLDPSVELVACGSSSAHMPTFGEWERVVLTHTYDDVDYISCHAYYQEKNGDLGSFLASAVDMDHFIDSVVATADHVKAVLGSSKTVNISFDEWNVWYLDRYENVDKIEGLDNWPVAPRLLEDAYSVADAVVFGNLLISLLRHADRVTSASLAQLVNVIAPIMTEPGGPAWKQTTYFPFALTSRLATGEALDVKLEADSYDTEVYGTVPLVDAVATHDAAAGTTSVFLVNRSQSDPATVSIDTAALGAVTVREAQTLADADTSAKNVLDDPERVGLSATEGIEVRDGGLTLTLPPVSWTAISLG, from the coding sequence ATGGTCACCGCACGACTCACCATCGACCCCCACTTCACCGTCGGCTTCGTCAACCGGCGCCTGTTCGGCTCGTTCGTCGAGCACCTCGGCCGCTGCGTGTACGACGGCCTCTACGAGCCCGGCCACCCCACGGCCGACGCGGAGGGCTTCCGGCAGGACGTGATCGAGCTCGTCAAGGAGCTCGGCGTCTCGACCATCCGCTACCCCGGTGGCAACTTCGTCTCGGGCTTCCGCTGGGAGGACAGCGTCGGACCGGTCGCCGAGCGGCCCCGCCGGCTCGACCTCGCCTGGCACTCCACCGAGACCAACGAGGTCGGTCTGCACGAGTTCTCGAGCTGGCTCGACAAGGTCGGGAGCGATCTCATGCTCGCCGTGAACCTCGGCACCCGCGGCACCCTCGAGGCGCTCGACCTGCTCGAGTACTCCAATCTGCCCGGCGGCACGACGCTCAGTCAGCAGCGCATCGACAACGGCCGCACCGACGCGTTCGGCGTGCAGATGTGGTGCCTCGGCAACGAGATGGACGGACCGTGGCAGCTCGGCCACCGCTCGGCCGAGGACTACGGCAAGCTCGCCTCGCAGACCGCGAAGGCGATGCGGCAGCTCGACCCCTCGGTCGAGCTCGTCGCCTGCGGCTCCTCGAGCGCCCACATGCCGACGTTCGGCGAGTGGGAGCGGGTCGTCCTGACCCACACCTACGACGACGTCGACTACATCTCCTGCCACGCCTACTACCAGGAGAAGAACGGCGACCTCGGCAGCTTCCTCGCCTCGGCGGTCGACATGGACCACTTCATCGACTCCGTCGTCGCCACCGCCGACCACGTGAAGGCCGTGCTCGGCTCCTCGAAGACCGTGAACATCTCCTTCGACGAGTGGAACGTCTGGTACCTCGACCGCTACGAGAACGTCGACAAGATCGAGGGCCTCGACAACTGGCCGGTCGCCCCGCGGCTGCTGGAGGACGCCTACTCGGTCGCCGACGCGGTCGTGTTCGGCAACCTGCTGATCTCGCTGCTGCGCCACGCCGACCGGGTCACCAGCGCGTCGCTCGCGCAGCTCGTGAACGTGATCGCTCCGATCATGACCGAGCCCGGCGGGCCGGCCTGGAAGCAGACCACCTACTTCCCGTTCGCACTGACCTCCCGGCTCGCCACGGGCGAGGCGCTCGACGTGAAGCTCGAGGCCGACAGCTACGACACCGAGGTGTACGGCACCGTGCCGCTCGTCGACGCCGTGGCGACCCATGACGCCGCGGCCGGCACCACCTCGGTGTTCCTGGTGAACCGCAGCCAGAGCGACCCGGCGACGGTGAGCATCGACACCGCCGCCCTCGGCGCGGTGACCGTGCGCGAGGCGCAGACGCTGGCAGACGCGGACACCTCGGCGAAGAACGTGCTGGACGACCCGGAGCGCGTCGGCCTGTCGGCGACCGAGGGCATCGAGGTGCGGGACGGCGGTCTGACGCTCACCCTGCCCCCCGTGTCGTGGACGGCGATCTCGTTGGGCTGA
- a CDS encoding VOC family protein: protein MRLDDVCIVNSDVTASDDFYRDTLGLERRMRNVRFADFVFDSGPRLAMWLRPSIAETVGPAYPSRAGLPFRVVLEVPDARPGPVADPDGFVLTLAPSVAGGTGGGTSRLAEVELAVSDPEVTGGFLETLGFSRASGDPLRYDGGDGTVIALVAAASLAAAASIDGSPRLAEFAQNGGHVMLAVELDTGEQVDALYESLTARGLAASGPPAVYKWGARSTYFVDPDGYIWEIYAWVETPR from the coding sequence ATGCGACTCGACGACGTCTGCATCGTGAACAGCGATGTGACCGCCTCCGACGACTTCTACCGCGACACGCTCGGCCTCGAGCGGCGGATGCGCAACGTGCGCTTCGCCGATTTCGTGTTCGACAGCGGGCCGCGGCTGGCCATGTGGCTGCGGCCGAGCATCGCCGAGACGGTGGGCCCGGCCTATCCGTCCCGGGCGGGGCTGCCGTTCCGCGTGGTGCTCGAGGTCCCGGATGCCCGGCCCGGCCCGGTCGCGGACCCCGACGGGTTCGTGCTGACGCTCGCGCCCTCGGTCGCGGGCGGCACCGGGGGCGGCACCAGCCGTCTCGCCGAGGTCGAGCTCGCGGTGTCCGACCCGGAGGTGACGGGCGGGTTCCTCGAGACCCTCGGGTTCTCGAGGGCATCCGGAGACCCGCTGCGCTACGACGGAGGCGACGGCACCGTCATCGCCCTCGTCGCGGCCGCCTCGCTCGCCGCGGCCGCCTCGATCGACGGGTCGCCCCGGCTCGCGGAGTTCGCGCAGAACGGCGGGCACGTGATGCTCGCCGTCGAGTTGGACACCGGCGAGCAGGTCGACGCCCTCTACGAATCGCTCACCGCACGCGGCCTCGCCGCCTCCGGGCCCCCCGCCGTCTACAAGTGGGGCGCCCGGTCGACGTACTTCGTCGATCCCGACGGGTACATCTGGGAGATCTACGCATGGGTCGAGACCCCGCGCTGA
- a CDS encoding BMP family lipoprotein codes for MIRSTSSTSFIGGARATRFGALGALTATAALVLAGCASAPSDAGGASGTASSGETEALPCIVSDQGGFDDQSFNQLGLEGVTMAAEALGTEHIDVQSETESDYAPNIASLVDQGCTTIVTMGYLLAAATEEAATANPDVHFIMVDDNTIAADNVKPVVWDTSQAGFLVGYAAADYTTTGKVGTYGGAQIPPVTLYMDGFARGVEYHNTQKGTDVQVVGWNPDTQEGQFTGNFSDINAAKVLSQGILEQGVDVIVPVGGPIYQGAAQAIRESTTPVALVGVDTDMYLSDPEYDDIWFSSIARDMPKSISEVIQASATGDFSNEPYVGTLENGGVLMSPFHDFESKVAPTLQGELDTIEAGIVAGDITIDTPSAP; via the coding sequence ATGATCCGATCCACTTCGTCCACCTCGTTCATCGGCGGGGCCCGGGCCACCCGGTTCGGCGCCCTCGGCGCACTCACCGCCACGGCCGCCCTCGTTCTGGCGGGCTGCGCCTCCGCCCCGAGCGACGCGGGCGGCGCATCCGGAACCGCCTCGTCGGGCGAGACCGAGGCCCTTCCCTGCATCGTCAGCGACCAGGGCGGCTTCGACGACCAGTCGTTCAACCAGCTCGGCCTCGAGGGCGTCACCATGGCGGCCGAGGCGCTCGGCACCGAGCACATCGACGTCCAGTCGGAGACCGAGAGCGACTACGCGCCGAACATCGCGAGCCTCGTCGACCAGGGCTGCACCACCATCGTCACCATGGGCTATCTGCTCGCGGCGGCCACCGAGGAGGCGGCGACGGCGAACCCCGACGTGCACTTCATCATGGTCGACGACAACACCATCGCCGCCGACAACGTCAAGCCCGTGGTCTGGGACACCTCGCAGGCCGGCTTCCTCGTCGGCTACGCCGCGGCCGACTACACGACGACCGGCAAGGTCGGCACCTACGGCGGGGCGCAGATCCCGCCCGTGACGCTCTACATGGACGGCTTCGCCCGCGGCGTCGAGTACCACAACACCCAGAAGGGCACCGACGTGCAGGTCGTCGGCTGGAACCCCGACACCCAGGAGGGCCAGTTCACCGGCAACTTCAGTGACATCAACGCGGCGAAGGTGCTCTCGCAGGGCATCCTCGAGCAGGGTGTCGACGTGATCGTGCCGGTCGGCGGGCCGATCTACCAGGGGGCGGCGCAGGCCATCCGCGAGTCGACGACGCCGGTGGCGCTCGTGGGCGTCGACACCGACATGTATCTCAGCGACCCCGAGTACGACGACATCTGGTTCTCGTCGATCGCCCGGGACATGCCGAAGTCGATCTCCGAGGTCATCCAGGCGTCGGCGACGGGTGACTTCTCGAACGAGCCCTACGTGGGCACGCTCGAGAACGGTGGCGTGCTGATGAGCCCGTTCCACGACTTCGAGTCGAAGGTGGCGCCGACCCTGCAGGGCGAGCTCGACACCATCGAGGCGGGCATCGTCGCGGGCGACATCACCATCGACACCCCCTCGGCCCCGTAG
- a CDS encoding nucleoside hydrolase, giving the protein MHELICITDPGQEQAVALLAILASPEDFHVQAIVAGAGNTTLENTVENVFKVLELAGPGTDAPQIPVHRGVARPLLRPLVTAAHVHGETGLDGYAFPPVQGRASEEPGVAAIIRLCRAAPPGGITIAQFCSMTTLAVALTEAPDIAEHIDQVVMMAGAYFEVGNITPAAEFNVFVDPHAAAIVLGSGIRLVMLPLDVTHQLRNTRERLDAFSALGTRCGRAVDELLTFSQVFDLEKYGWDGAPLHGPVVPLYLLRPELFHGRSINARVETGSELTMGMLVADWWGVTGLPPNVFYARDVDAEPFYAELTARIARLP; this is encoded by the coding sequence GTGCACGAGCTGATCTGCATCACCGACCCGGGGCAGGAGCAGGCCGTCGCGCTGCTCGCGATCCTCGCCTCGCCCGAGGACTTCCACGTGCAGGCGATCGTCGCCGGCGCCGGCAACACGACCCTCGAGAACACCGTCGAGAACGTGTTCAAAGTGCTCGAGCTGGCGGGGCCCGGGACGGATGCTCCGCAGATCCCCGTGCACCGCGGCGTCGCCCGGCCCCTCCTCCGCCCCCTCGTCACGGCCGCGCACGTGCACGGCGAGACCGGACTGGACGGCTATGCCTTCCCGCCCGTGCAGGGGCGGGCGTCGGAGGAGCCGGGGGTCGCCGCGATCATCCGCCTCTGCCGCGCGGCTCCTCCGGGCGGCATCACCATCGCGCAGTTCTGCAGCATGACCACCCTCGCCGTCGCCCTGACGGAGGCGCCCGACATCGCGGAGCACATCGACCAGGTCGTGATGATGGCGGGCGCCTACTTCGAGGTGGGCAACATCACGCCCGCGGCGGAGTTCAACGTCTTCGTCGACCCGCACGCCGCCGCCATCGTGCTCGGGTCGGGCATCCGTCTGGTGATGCTGCCGCTCGACGTCACCCACCAGTTGCGGAACACCCGCGAGCGGCTCGACGCGTTCTCGGCCCTCGGCACCCGCTGCGGGCGCGCGGTCGACGAGCTGCTGACCTTCTCGCAGGTCTTCGACCTCGAGAAGTACGGCTGGGACGGCGCCCCGCTGCACGGCCCCGTCGTGCCGCTGTACCTGCTGCGGCCCGAGCTCTTCCACGGGCGTTCGATCAACGCACGGGTCGAGACGGGCAGCGAGCTGACGATGGGGATGCTCGTCGCCGACTGGTGGGGCGTCACGGGCCTCCCGCCGAACGTGTTCTACGCCCGCGACGTCGACGCCGAGCCGTTCTACGCCGAGCTCACCGCCCGCATCGCGCGGCTGCCGTAG
- a CDS encoding amidohydrolase family protein: MRTPPLPQTLWRNALVIALDEAHGATPFRADVLVEGADIRAVADVSLPGRPVPSPGTTVVDASGLLLTPGLVNAHTHSWEILLRGTSAPLPLEVWTLLSYPPTGVAPVPSRLVHLRTVVAALESLRGGATTLLDDTGELPGQTPAGIAEVFRAYDATGIRATCTGTGIDVPIVDRLPFADEVLPAEVLAASRDSMPPSAVVQEAFFAFSAEARMLARPYPRIRYALSPSAPQRVTDEFLVRAADQAREHGEVLHTHLLETKLQQTLARGRYPGRTIVEHLDALGVLGPNLTAAHGIWLTPHDLELLAASGATVAHNPISNLKLGSGTLPWRAMHDAGVRVALGSDGASSNDTMRMLDVLKQTALAHTLGDPDYRRWPLVSEVLHAGTVAGARAAGWSDRTGSLTPGLAADIVVYDLAATTAFTPLNDAAQQLVFAENGASIAEVWVDGRCVLRGGRSTLVDEDALLAEFRAEASAYLEAQLPEWRRLQESLEPAIREAYLRAWSPAG, encoded by the coding sequence ATGCGCACGCCCCCACTCCCGCAGACGCTGTGGCGGAACGCCCTCGTCATCGCGCTCGACGAGGCGCACGGGGCGACCCCCTTCCGGGCCGACGTGCTGGTCGAGGGCGCCGACATCCGGGCGGTCGCCGACGTGTCGCTGCCCGGCCGCCCGGTGCCCTCACCCGGCACCACCGTCGTCGACGCGAGCGGGCTGCTGCTGACGCCCGGGCTGGTGAACGCGCACACGCACTCGTGGGAGATCCTGCTGCGGGGCACGAGCGCACCGCTGCCGCTCGAGGTGTGGACGCTGCTCAGCTACCCGCCCACCGGGGTCGCGCCGGTGCCGTCGCGGCTCGTGCATCTCCGCACGGTGGTCGCCGCGCTCGAGTCGCTGCGGGGCGGCGCCACCACGCTGCTCGACGACACCGGCGAGCTGCCCGGCCAGACGCCGGCCGGCATCGCGGAGGTCTTCCGGGCGTACGACGCCACGGGCATCCGCGCCACCTGCACCGGAACCGGGATCGACGTGCCCATCGTCGACCGCCTGCCCTTCGCCGACGAGGTGCTGCCCGCCGAGGTGCTGGCCGCGAGCCGCGACTCGATGCCGCCGAGCGCCGTGGTGCAGGAGGCGTTCTTCGCGTTCTCGGCCGAGGCGCGGATGCTCGCCCGGCCGTACCCCCGCATCCGCTACGCCCTCTCGCCGAGCGCCCCGCAGCGCGTCACCGACGAGTTCCTGGTGCGGGCGGCGGACCAGGCCCGCGAGCACGGCGAGGTGCTGCACACGCACCTGCTCGAGACGAAGCTGCAGCAGACCCTCGCACGCGGCCGCTATCCCGGCCGCACGATCGTCGAGCACCTCGACGCACTCGGCGTGCTCGGCCCGAACCTCACCGCCGCCCACGGCATCTGGCTCACCCCGCACGACCTCGAGCTGCTGGCGGCCTCGGGCGCGACCGTCGCCCACAACCCGATCTCGAACCTCAAGCTCGGCTCGGGCACGCTGCCCTGGCGGGCGATGCACGACGCGGGCGTGCGGGTGGCGCTCGGCTCCGACGGGGCCTCGAGCAACGACACGATGCGGATGCTCGACGTGCTGAAGCAGACCGCGCTCGCCCACACCCTGGGCGACCCCGACTACCGGCGGTGGCCGCTCGTCTCCGAGGTGCTGCACGCCGGAACGGTCGCCGGCGCCCGCGCCGCCGGCTGGAGCGACCGCACCGGATCGCTCACCCCCGGACTCGCCGCCGACATCGTGGTCTACGACCTCGCCGCGACGACCGCGTTCACCCCGCTGAACGACGCTGCACAGCAGCTCGTGTTCGCCGAGAACGGCGCCTCGATCGCCGAGGTGTGGGTCGACGGACGGTGCGTGCTGCGGGGCGGCCGCAGCACGCTGGTCGACGAGGACGCGCTGCTGGCGGAGTTCCGCGCGGAGGCGTCGGCGTACCTCGAGGCGCAGCTGCCCGAGTGGCGGCGGCTGCAGGAGTCGCTCGAACCCGCGATCCGGGAGGCCTACTTACGAGCCTGGTCTCCGGCGGGGTAG
- a CDS encoding MFS transporter, whose translation MSRTVSSARTPNRWWALVVLALTQLVVVLDGTIVNIALPQAQEQLGLSDVERQWVVTAYALAFGALLLLGGRIADYWGRKRTYLVGMLGFGVASAFGGLAQNGTELILARGLQGVFAALLAPAALALLTVTFPGGRERNTAFAVFGTVAGAGAAVGLVLGGVLTEFADWRWCLLVNVFFVIVGLIGGMLLVKESKAEGDNRYDVLGAITVTLGLGSLVYGFSLAEGGWGELDTIGFLALGVGLLVLFVVIERRVAQPLLPLRIVTNRVRGGAFLVQAIVGSVMIGAMLYLAFHLQIVLGLDPLPAGLASLPMTAVIMVVAPIATKLLPAIGPRPLMIGGPLIAAAGLVYLSFITADGSYLVQVLPALIVIGVGMAMVFVPLQNLALSGVAPHDAGAASATANSAMQIGGSIGLSVFTAIYASAVSGFSPAAGTAAGVAQLQAFTSGYSAAFLASAVGLVLASIIAAALIRGSKEELLPQAADPSSAALPVH comes from the coding sequence ATGTCCCGAACCGTCTCATCCGCCCGAACCCCGAACCGGTGGTGGGCCCTCGTCGTGCTCGCACTCACCCAGCTCGTGGTCGTGCTCGACGGCACCATCGTCAACATCGCCCTGCCCCAGGCGCAGGAGCAGCTCGGCCTCAGCGACGTCGAGCGCCAGTGGGTCGTCACGGCCTACGCGCTCGCGTTCGGCGCACTGCTGCTGCTCGGCGGCCGCATCGCCGACTACTGGGGCCGCAAGCGCACCTACCTCGTCGGCATGCTCGGCTTCGGCGTCGCCTCCGCCTTCGGCGGACTGGCGCAGAACGGCACCGAGCTCATCCTCGCTCGCGGGCTGCAGGGCGTCTTCGCCGCGCTGCTCGCCCCCGCCGCGCTGGCCCTGCTGACCGTCACCTTCCCCGGCGGCCGCGAGCGCAACACCGCCTTCGCCGTGTTCGGCACGGTCGCGGGTGCGGGCGCCGCCGTCGGCCTCGTGCTCGGCGGCGTGCTCACCGAGTTCGCCGACTGGCGCTGGTGCCTGCTCGTCAACGTCTTCTTCGTGATCGTCGGGCTGATCGGCGGCATGCTGCTGGTCAAGGAGTCCAAGGCCGAGGGCGACAACCGCTACGACGTGCTCGGCGCCATCACGGTCACGCTCGGGCTCGGCTCGCTGGTCTACGGCTTCAGCCTGGCCGAGGGCGGCTGGGGCGAACTCGACACGATCGGCTTCCTCGCGCTCGGCGTCGGCCTCCTGGTGCTCTTCGTCGTGATCGAGCGCCGCGTGGCGCAGCCGCTGCTGCCGCTCCGGATCGTCACCAACCGCGTGCGCGGCGGCGCCTTCCTCGTGCAGGCGATCGTCGGCAGCGTGATGATCGGCGCGATGCTGTACCTGGCGTTCCACCTGCAGATCGTGCTCGGGCTCGACCCGCTGCCCGCCGGGCTCGCCAGCCTGCCGATGACCGCGGTGATCATGGTCGTCGCGCCCATCGCCACCAAGCTGCTGCCCGCGATCGGACCGCGCCCGCTGATGATCGGCGGCCCTCTCATCGCCGCCGCCGGCCTGGTCTACCTCAGCTTCATCACGGCCGACGGCTCGTACCTCGTGCAGGTGCTGCCCGCGCTGATCGTGATCGGCGTCGGCATGGCGATGGTCTTCGTGCCGCTGCAGAACCTCGCGCTCTCGGGCGTCGCCCCGCACGACGCGGGAGCCGCCTCGGCCACCGCGAACTCGGCGATGCAGATCGGCGGCTCGATCGGCCTGTCGGTGTTCACCGCGATCTACGCCTCGGCCGTGTCGGGCTTCTCGCCCGCCGCCGGCACCGCGGCCGGGGTCGCGCAGCTGCAGGCCTTCACGAGCGGCTACTCGGCGGCGTTCCTCGCCTCGGCCGTGGGCCTCGTGCTGGCGTCGATCATCGCGGCCGCGCTCATCCGCGGCTCGAAGGAGGAGCTGCTCCCCCAGGCAGCCGACCCCTCGTCGGCCGCGCTGCCCGTGCACTGA
- a CDS encoding hemolysin family protein: MNDIVPGIVWLVVLLVVNAFFVGAEFAVISARRSQIEPRAEAGSKAAKTTLWAMEHATLMLATSQLGITVCSLVILNVSEPAIHHLLEYPLALTPLSPELIGGVAFVIALVLVTFLHVVFGEMVPKNLSFSVPDRAALILAPPLVFVSKVVRPVIWTLNGLANLILRAFRVTPKDEATSSYTLDEVASIVEQSTREGVLTDASGTLTAAFEFTTKKVRDVEVPIAEMVLLPAGATPRDIQRAVASHGFSRYILTDAAGEPEGYLHLKDVMDLAGDAFDAPVPGKRIRRLTSVARDADLEDALEGMRRRGSHVARSLTAAGEVTGVLFLEDIIEELVGEVSDATSA; this comes from the coding sequence ATGAACGACATCGTTCCCGGAATCGTGTGGCTCGTCGTGCTGCTCGTCGTCAACGCCTTCTTCGTCGGCGCCGAGTTCGCCGTGATCTCGGCCCGCCGCTCGCAGATCGAGCCGCGCGCCGAGGCCGGCAGCAAGGCCGCGAAGACGACGCTCTGGGCAATGGAGCACGCCACGCTCATGCTGGCCACCAGCCAGCTCGGCATCACGGTGTGCTCGCTGGTCATCCTGAACGTGTCGGAACCGGCCATCCACCACCTGCTCGAGTACCCGCTCGCGCTCACGCCGCTCAGCCCCGAGCTGATCGGCGGCGTCGCGTTCGTGATCGCGCTGGTGCTCGTGACCTTCCTGCACGTCGTGTTCGGCGAGATGGTGCCGAAGAACCTCAGCTTCTCGGTGCCCGACCGCGCCGCGCTCATCCTCGCGCCGCCGCTGGTGTTCGTGTCGAAGGTCGTGCGCCCGGTGATCTGGACGCTGAACGGGCTGGCCAACCTCATCCTGCGCGCCTTCCGGGTCACGCCGAAAGACGAGGCGACGAGCTCGTACACCCTCGACGAGGTCGCGTCGATCGTGGAGCAGTCGACCCGCGAGGGGGTGCTGACGGATGCGTCGGGCACTCTCACCGCCGCGTTCGAGTTCACGACGAAGAAGGTGCGCGACGTCGAGGTGCCGATCGCCGAGATGGTGCTGCTGCCCGCTGGGGCGACCCCGCGGGACATCCAGCGGGCGGTCGCGTCGCACGGCTTCTCGCGCTACATCCTCACGGATGCGGCGGGGGAGCCCGAGGGGTACCTGCACCTGAAGGACGTGATGGATCTGGCGGGCGACGCCTTCGACGCGCCCGTGCCCGGGAAGCGCATCCGTCGCCTGACCTCGGTGGCGCGCGACGCCGATCTCGAGGACGCCCTCGAGGGCATGCGCCGCCGCGGCTCGCACGTGGCCCGCTCGCTGACCGCCGCGGGCGAGGTCACGGGCGTGCTCTTCCTCGAGGACATCATCGAGGAGCTCGTCGGCGAGGTCTCCGACGCGACGAGCGCGTAG
- a CDS encoding hemolysin family protein, whose translation MSELIMLAIGLVLTIGTGFFVASEFALVNLDRHDLEQRQARGEKRLGSTISALRITSTHLSGAQLGITLTTLLTGYTFEPAISSLLREPLTGVGIPETVVPGIGAVLGILIATLFSMVIGELVPKNFALALPRQTAKVVVPFQVLFTTVFKPVILLFNNTANALIRAMGIEPKEELSGARSAEELGSLVRRSALEGMLDTDHATLLGRTLTFSERETADVMTPRVRMASVTPDNTAADVVALAQRTGFSRFPVTGTSVDDIVGVVHVKQGFGIDPDARQAVPVAELMVDPLFVPESMGIDTLLGLLRRNGFQIAIATDEHGGTAGIVTLEDLVEELVGELEDEHDRLRAGIVRTGRSITFDASLRPDELQARTGIRVPTEDDHETVAGYVIDELDRLPELGDEIGIEGGVLRVERVDGLRLDRLRFIPEELPADAATASPAEGTPAEGAPATLLDARLEEQR comes from the coding sequence TTGTCTGAGCTGATCATGCTCGCGATCGGCCTCGTGCTGACCATCGGCACCGGGTTCTTCGTCGCCAGCGAGTTCGCCCTGGTCAACCTCGACCGCCACGACCTCGAGCAGCGCCAGGCGCGCGGCGAGAAGCGGCTCGGATCGACCATCTCCGCCCTGCGCATCACCTCGACCCACCTCTCGGGCGCGCAGCTCGGCATCACCCTCACCACCCTGCTCACGGGGTACACCTTCGAGCCGGCCATCTCCTCGCTCCTGCGTGAGCCCCTGACCGGCGTCGGCATCCCCGAGACGGTGGTCCCCGGCATCGGGGCGGTGCTGGGCATCCTGATCGCCACCCTGTTCTCGATGGTCATCGGCGAGCTCGTGCCGAAGAACTTCGCGCTGGCGCTGCCCCGGCAGACCGCGAAGGTCGTGGTGCCGTTCCAGGTGCTCTTCACGACGGTCTTCAAGCCGGTCATCCTGCTGTTCAACAACACGGCCAACGCGCTCATCCGCGCGATGGGCATCGAGCCGAAGGAGGAGCTCTCGGGCGCCCGCTCGGCTGAGGAGCTCGGCTCGCTCGTGCGCCGCTCCGCCCTGGAGGGCATGCTCGACACCGACCACGCGACGCTGCTCGGCCGCACCCTCACGTTCTCCGAACGCGAGACCGCCGACGTCATGACCCCGCGCGTGCGCATGGCGAGCGTCACCCCCGACAACACCGCGGCCGACGTCGTGGCGCTCGCGCAGCGCACCGGATTCTCCCGCTTCCCGGTCACGGGCACGAGCGTCGACGACATCGTCGGCGTCGTGCACGTCAAGCAGGGCTTCGGCATCGATCCGGATGCCCGGCAGGCCGTCCCCGTCGCCGAGCTCATGGTCGACCCGCTCTTCGTGCCCGAATCGATGGGCATCGACACGCTGCTCGGCCTCCTGCGCCGCAACGGCTTCCAGATCGCGATCGCGACCGACGAGCACGGCGGTACGGCCGGCATCGTCACCCTCGAGGACCTGGTCGAAGAGCTCGTCGGCGAGCTCGAGGACGAGCACGACCGCCTCCGTGCGGGCATCGTGCGCACGGGACGCTCGATCACGTTCGACGCGAGCCTCAGGCCCGACGAGCTGCAGGCCCGCACGGGCATCCGTGTGCCCACCGAGGACGACCACGAGACCGTCGCCGGCTACGTGATCGACGAGCTCGACCGCCTGCCCGAGCTCGGCGACGAGATCGGAATCGAGGGCGGCGTGCTGCGGGTCGAACGCGTCGACGGGCTGCGGCTCGACCGGCTGCGCTTCATCCCCGAAGAGCTGCCCGCCGACGCCGCGACCGCGAGCCCGGCCGAGGGCACACCCGCCGAAGGCGCCCCCGCCACCCTTCTCGACGCCCGACTGGAGGAGCAGCGATGA